A genomic region of Nitrospirae bacterium CG2_30_53_67 contains the following coding sequences:
- a CDS encoding D-alanine--D-alanine ligase, whose product MKIGVLMGGLSSEREISLRSGKAVFEALKRKGYDAVCIDPAPDLGLILQRRKVDAAFICLHGTPGEDGTVQGLLEFMGIPYTGSGVLASAAAMDKIVTKKLLIYHAIPTPDFSVNEHGRTTGKRIALPVIVKPATEGSTIGVSRVSVKKDLEKAIRIARRFGPKVLIEKFIQGRELTVGILNDLPLPVVEIRPMSGFYDFKSKYTPGRTEYRVPAPLLRRVSKRVQELALSAHRALGCNGASRVDFMLADGDDPYVLEVNTIPGMTETSLLPKAAREAGISFDDLVERILTAAVRG is encoded by the coding sequence ATGAAGATCGGGGTCCTGATGGGAGGCCTCTCGTCGGAAAGGGAGATTTCTCTGAGAAGCGGCAAGGCGGTCTTCGAAGCCCTGAAGCGCAAGGGGTATGATGCGGTCTGCATCGACCCGGCCCCCGACCTCGGCCTGATTCTGCAAAGGCGAAAGGTGGATGCCGCCTTCATCTGCCTCCATGGAACTCCTGGAGAAGACGGGACCGTGCAGGGGCTCTTGGAATTTATGGGGATCCCTTATACAGGATCCGGAGTGCTGGCCAGCGCCGCGGCCATGGACAAGATCGTGACCAAGAAACTTCTGATCTATCATGCGATACCCACGCCGGACTTTTCCGTGAATGAACACGGCAGGACCACCGGCAAAAGGATCGCTCTTCCTGTGATCGTGAAACCCGCAACCGAAGGGTCAACCATCGGGGTGAGCCGGGTCAGCGTCAAAAAGGATCTCGAAAAGGCCATACGTATTGCCCGGAGGTTCGGCCCCAAAGTTCTGATTGAAAAATTCATCCAAGGGAGAGAGCTGACCGTCGGGATTCTGAACGACCTTCCCCTGCCGGTGGTGGAGATCCGGCCGATGAGCGGTTTTTACGATTTTAAGTCCAAGTATACACCCGGACGGACCGAGTATCGGGTCCCTGCGCCCCTCTTAAGGAGGGTCTCAAAGAGGGTGCAGGAGCTTGCCTTGTCCGCACATCGGGCGCTCGGCTGCAACGGGGCGAGCCGCGTGGATTTCATGCTTGCCGATGGGGATGATCCTTATGTTCTTGAAGTGAACACCATCCCCGGGATGACGGAGACGAGCCTTCTGCCCAAGGCGGCAAGAGAGGCGGGGATCTCTTTTGATGATCTGGTCGAGCGTATCCTGACGGCGGCGGTAAGGGGCTAA
- a CDS encoding UDP-N-acetylenolpyruvoylglucosamine reductase: MKVPILYDEPMSRHTTFRVGGPADRFVVPLGISDLKTLLKESHRGEKITLMGAGSNLLVSDRGVRGTVVHTGGLDWIRVKENRVWVGAGVLLQGLLRKLARRGLGGLECLTGIPGSVGGAVRMNAGTREGSIADRLIAVTLLDRSGRLKKRERSDLVFGYRWMELPPDVWIAGAGLELKPMDPNEIEQKIRERMNGRRKEQPVEFPSAGSIFKNPPGDFAGRLIEAAGMKGERVGDAEVSELHANYIINRGRASASDVLALIRKVREKVERRFGVRLELEIQVLGEPV; this comes from the coding sequence GTGAAAGTGCCGATCCTTTATGATGAACCCATGTCCCGGCATACCACCTTCAGGGTCGGAGGACCTGCCGATCGCTTTGTGGTCCCGTTGGGGATCAGTGACCTTAAGACGCTTCTTAAGGAGTCCCATCGGGGAGAGAAGATCACCCTAATGGGCGCAGGGAGCAACCTTCTTGTATCGGACCGGGGAGTCCGAGGGACCGTGGTCCATACCGGCGGATTGGATTGGATCCGGGTGAAAGAGAACAGAGTTTGGGTGGGCGCCGGAGTCCTGCTCCAGGGACTCCTCCGGAAGCTTGCCCGAAGGGGCCTCGGCGGTCTGGAATGCCTAACCGGGATCCCGGGGAGCGTGGGAGGCGCAGTCAGGATGAATGCCGGAACCCGTGAAGGGAGTATCGCCGACCGGTTGATTGCCGTGACCCTCCTTGACCGGTCGGGGAGACTCAAAAAAAGGGAGAGATCGGACCTGGTCTTCGGTTATCGTTGGATGGAGCTTCCTCCCGACGTCTGGATCGCCGGGGCAGGGCTTGAACTCAAACCCATGGACCCTAATGAGATCGAACAGAAGATCAGGGAGAGAATGAATGGCCGGCGCAAGGAACAGCCTGTTGAGTTTCCCTCCGCCGGGTCCATTTTCAAGAATCCTCCGGGGGACTTTGCCGGTCGGTTGATCGAGGCGGCGGGAATGAAGGGAGAACGGGTCGGAGATGCCGAAGTCTCCGAGCTGCATGCCAACTACATCATCAACCGGGGAAGGGCCTCGGCATCGGATGTGCTTGCCCTGATCCGCAAGGTCAGGGAAAAGGTGGAGCGGAGGTTCGGGGTCAGACTGGAGCTGGAGATCCAGGTTCTGGGCGAGCCGGTCTAA
- a CDS encoding UDP-N-acetylmuramate--L-alanine ligase, with product MYKKVQKIHFVGIGGSGMNGIAEVLINMGHQVSGSDLKSSPVTDRLKKMGARITIGHAEENVADVDVVVISSAVSRENPEVRSAEAQLIPVIPRAEMLAELMRMKYGIAVAGAHGKTTTTSMIATVLGHGGIDPTVVIGGRLNSIGSNARLGQSDFLVAEADESDGSFLKLSPTIAVVTNIDEEHLDFYGDLEKIKKTFLEFVNRVPFYGLAVLCLDNPHVQGLIPGVKKRFLSYGTSAQADLQAEEFRQEVFGSEFKVNHKGKSLGHFRLHAHGVHNILNALAAIAVGLELGLSPQVIREGLDEYSGVHRRFTLLGEAGGVMVVDDYGHHPTEIEATLAAAKEVQAGRIVTVFQPHRYTRTRALLHRFVTCFNQSDIVVLTDIYPAGEAPILGVSAENIYRGMKEHGHRDVTYIQDMKKIVDHLEGILKPGDLVLTMGAGDIYKVGEELLRRLKKK from the coding sequence ATGTATAAAAAAGTACAGAAGATTCATTTCGTGGGGATCGGCGGATCCGGGATGAACGGGATTGCCGAGGTCCTGATCAATATGGGGCATCAGGTCAGCGGATCGGATCTCAAATCCTCGCCCGTGACCGACCGCTTGAAGAAGATGGGCGCCCGGATCACTATCGGACACGCCGAGGAGAACGTCGCCGATGTGGACGTGGTGGTGATCTCGTCCGCCGTTTCCAGGGAAAACCCGGAGGTCCGTTCAGCCGAGGCTCAGCTCATTCCGGTGATTCCGAGGGCTGAAATGCTGGCCGAACTCATGCGGATGAAATACGGCATTGCCGTGGCCGGCGCCCACGGCAAGACCACCACCACGTCCATGATTGCCACGGTACTCGGACACGGAGGCATCGATCCCACGGTCGTGATCGGGGGGCGTCTGAACAGTATCGGGAGCAATGCGCGTCTTGGTCAGAGCGATTTTCTCGTGGCCGAGGCGGACGAGTCCGATGGTTCCTTTCTGAAGCTCTCCCCCACCATCGCCGTGGTCACCAACATCGATGAGGAGCATCTGGATTTTTATGGGGATCTGGAAAAGATCAAGAAGACCTTTCTCGAATTCGTAAACCGGGTCCCTTTTTACGGCCTGGCCGTGCTCTGTCTGGATAATCCCCACGTTCAGGGCCTGATTCCGGGCGTCAAAAAGAGGTTTCTCTCCTACGGGACTTCGGCACAGGCGGATCTCCAGGCCGAGGAGTTCCGGCAGGAGGTCTTCGGGAGTGAATTCAAGGTCAACCATAAGGGGAAGAGTCTGGGGCATTTCCGTCTTCATGCCCACGGTGTGCACAACATCCTGAATGCCCTGGCAGCCATTGCCGTCGGACTGGAACTGGGGCTTTCACCCCAGGTGATCCGGGAAGGGCTGGATGAGTATTCCGGAGTCCATCGCAGGTTCACTCTGCTGGGCGAGGCGGGTGGAGTCATGGTGGTGGATGATTACGGCCACCACCCGACCGAGATCGAGGCCACGCTCGCTGCGGCCAAGGAGGTTCAGGCCGGGCGGATTGTGACGGTTTTTCAGCCGCACCGATATACCAGGACGAGGGCCCTGCTTCACCGGTTTGTGACCTGTTTTAACCAGTCGGACATAGTGGTCCTGACCGATATCTACCCGGCCGGCGAGGCCCCGATTTTAGGGGTCTCCGCAGAGAACATCTACCGGGGGATGAAAGAGCACGGTCACAGGGATGTGACCTATATCCAGGATATGAAGAAGATTGTGGATCACCTCGAAGGCATCCTTAAACCAGGGGATCTGGTCCTGACCATGGGCGCCGGAGACATCTACAAGGTCGGAGAAGAACTGCTGCGAAGGCTGAAAAAAAAGTGA
- a CDS encoding undecaprenyldiphospho-muramoylpentapeptide beta-N-acetylglucosaminyltransferase has translation MKVIFAGGGTGGHLYPAIAMAREILKRDPASKVLFVGTPEGIESRILYREGLELKTIRVRGLKGKKRMEQARALLSLPRALMESFSILRSFQPDAVVGVGGYASGPLVLAAFLSRRRTALQEQNSIPGITNRILGKLVDRIYTAYPESHVYFPKEKISETGNPIREGLGSGNREEAVRHFGLDPDQRTILVLGGSLGAHAINLMVSDMVKTSDWAGIPVQFLHQTGEADYQEVLKAYEVSGVRASVRPYVHEIALAYAAADLAVSRAGAVALSELCVSGVPSLLIPFPYATDEHQKRNADVMAGAGAAEVFLQEDLTSKKLGERIRALLADPVRLGGMREAALAHARPHAAKAVVEDLERLINAS, from the coding sequence ATGAAGGTGATCTTTGCCGGTGGAGGGACAGGAGGGCACCTCTACCCGGCGATTGCCATGGCCCGGGAGATCCTGAAGAGGGACCCGGCATCCAAGGTCCTCTTCGTGGGGACCCCTGAAGGAATAGAATCGCGCATCCTTTATAGGGAAGGACTGGAATTGAAAACCATCCGGGTGAGAGGTTTGAAGGGGAAGAAGAGGATGGAACAGGCGCGGGCCCTGCTCTCCCTGCCGCGGGCCCTGATGGAATCGTTTTCTATCCTCCGATCCTTTCAGCCGGATGCCGTGGTTGGCGTCGGCGGTTATGCCTCCGGGCCCCTGGTTCTGGCCGCTTTTCTCTCGAGACGCAGGACCGCCCTTCAGGAGCAGAACAGCATCCCGGGGATCACCAACCGGATACTCGGAAAACTGGTGGACCGAATCTATACGGCCTATCCGGAATCCCATGTCTATTTCCCCAAAGAGAAGATCTCAGAGACCGGGAATCCCATCCGGGAGGGTCTTGGATCAGGGAATCGGGAAGAGGCCGTCAGGCATTTCGGTCTGGATCCGGATCAGAGAACGATCCTCGTCCTGGGAGGAAGCCTGGGGGCGCACGCGATCAATCTCATGGTATCGGATATGGTCAAAACCTCGGACTGGGCCGGGATCCCGGTTCAGTTTCTCCACCAGACCGGCGAGGCGGATTATCAGGAGGTTTTAAAGGCCTATGAAGTCTCAGGGGTCCGGGCCTCCGTGCGCCCTTATGTGCATGAGATCGCCCTGGCGTATGCTGCGGCGGATCTTGCCGTATCCAGGGCCGGGGCCGTGGCCCTGTCGGAACTCTGCGTATCCGGAGTCCCTTCGCTGCTGATCCCTTTTCCCTATGCAACGGACGAGCACCAAAAGCGCAATGCCGACGTGATGGCCGGCGCCGGCGCAGCCGAGGTTTTTTTGCAGGAGGATCTCACTTCGAAAAAGCTGGGGGAGCGCATCCGGGCCCTGCTGGCGGACCCTGTCCGTCTCGGAGGGATGAGGGAGGCGGCGCTTGCTCATGCTCGGCCGCATGCGGCAAAGGCCGTGGTCGAAGATCTGGAGCGGCTCATCAACGCCTCTTGA
- a CDS encoding putative lipid II flippase FtsW encodes MKQSFDKILLTDVIVLSVVGIVMVYAASAYTAMVRFHDPFYFLKKELIFFMIGIAGMLITANVNYVHLRWMVFPVLIFCLFLMILVLIPGIGIEAGGARRWLSAGMLTFQPSEPAKFGLVIYIAYSLMRKQDKIRDFAYGFVPYVVIMGIFFMLMMLQPDFGTAVSLAAVILMMLFMAGTRIRYLLGLFLVSIPLLYVMIMSEDYRRERFMAFCDPWKDASGAGFQIIQSFLAIGSGGLTGVGLGEGKQEFLFLPEPHTDFIFAVIGEQLGFIGALLVVAAFALFFYRGMLISIRSVDPFGRYLSLGLTAMISIQALVNFGVVVGLLPTKGLTLPLISYGGSSLVMTLAGAGILLNISKWTRVT; translated from the coding sequence ATGAAACAGTCTTTTGACAAGATCCTGCTGACCGATGTCATTGTTCTTTCGGTCGTCGGCATCGTCATGGTCTATGCGGCCAGCGCCTATACGGCCATGGTTCGTTTTCACGATCCCTTCTACTTCCTGAAGAAGGAACTGATCTTCTTTATGATCGGCATTGCGGGCATGCTCATCACGGCCAATGTCAACTATGTCCACCTCCGTTGGATGGTATTCCCCGTTTTGATCTTCTGTCTCTTCCTGATGATTCTGGTGCTCATTCCCGGCATCGGAATCGAGGCCGGGGGGGCCCGAAGGTGGCTTTCGGCGGGGATGCTGACTTTTCAGCCTTCGGAGCCGGCCAAGTTCGGACTGGTGATTTACATCGCCTACTCCTTGATGCGGAAACAGGACAAGATCCGGGATTTCGCCTATGGTTTTGTCCCTTATGTGGTGATCATGGGAATCTTCTTTATGCTGATGATGCTTCAGCCCGACTTCGGAACGGCGGTCAGCCTTGCTGCCGTGATCCTGATGATGTTGTTCATGGCCGGGACACGGATCCGGTACCTTTTGGGTCTCTTTCTGGTCTCGATTCCCCTGCTTTATGTCATGATCATGAGCGAGGATTACCGGCGGGAGCGGTTTATGGCATTCTGTGATCCATGGAAGGATGCCTCCGGGGCCGGTTTCCAGATCATCCAGTCATTTTTGGCGATCGGGAGCGGCGGTTTGACCGGGGTGGGTCTGGGGGAGGGGAAACAGGAATTCCTTTTTCTTCCGGAACCGCACACCGATTTCATCTTTGCCGTGATCGGCGAGCAGCTCGGATTCATAGGCGCCCTGTTGGTGGTCGCGGCATTTGCGCTTTTCTTCTACAGGGGGATGCTGATCTCCATCCGGTCTGTGGATCCGTTCGGCAGGTACCTGTCGCTCGGTCTGACCGCGATGATATCGATTCAGGCCCTGGTCAATTTCGGGGTTGTGGTGGGACTTCTTCCCACCAAGGGCTTGACGCTTCCCCTGATCAGCTATGGAGGGTCATCCCTGGTGATGACCCTTGCGGGAGCAGGGATCCTATTGAATATCTCGAAGTGGACGCGTGTCACATGA
- a CDS encoding UDP-N-acetylmuramoylalanine--D-glutamate ligase, with amino-acid sequence MNMSGKKVVVVGLARSGIAAANRLYELGARVFVTDSKEGSMLKQAIGQLAQGIQVETGNHSEETFQGAALVVVSPGAPLSIPPIMKVRSRGVDVISEVELAYRIGAGRYIGITGTNGKSTTTSLVGEMLAKARRDVRVGGNIGMPLTTLTQGAADQTTFVVELSSYQLEGIETFRPDVAILLNITPDHLDRYPGMEEYARAKARIFMNQTPEDIAVVNRDDPWVTVMTTDLRSGIVPISLSRKVEGGVYCSGGKMISTIPRSEGLIIETGEMKIQGVHNIENAAAASAAALVSGCDLHAVRAVLKTFPGLPHRMEFVDEIRGIRFINDSKGTNIGAVIRSLQSLTGAIHLIAGGRGKGAGYHPLRELISERVQTLILIGEAADDMERDLKGTTEIRRASTMREAVQTGFKRALRGEYVLLSPACASFDMFTDFEDRGRVFAAEVRRLKESEVERKG; translated from the coding sequence ATGAACATGAGCGGCAAAAAGGTGGTGGTGGTCGGGCTGGCCCGTTCCGGGATTGCGGCCGCGAACCGTTTGTATGAGCTGGGCGCTCGGGTCTTTGTGACCGACAGCAAGGAAGGATCCATGCTCAAGCAGGCCATAGGGCAGCTGGCCCAAGGGATCCAGGTGGAGACAGGAAACCATTCGGAAGAAACCTTTCAAGGCGCCGCACTCGTGGTGGTCAGTCCAGGCGCCCCTTTGAGTATTCCTCCGATCATGAAGGTGAGGTCGAGGGGTGTGGACGTGATCAGCGAAGTGGAACTGGCCTACCGGATCGGCGCCGGAAGATATATCGGGATCACCGGAACCAACGGGAAATCAACCACCACGTCTCTGGTCGGGGAGATGCTCGCCAAGGCGCGCCGTGATGTCCGGGTCGGAGGGAATATCGGCATGCCTCTCACCACCCTGACCCAGGGAGCCGCGGACCAGACGACCTTTGTCGTGGAACTGAGCAGTTATCAACTGGAAGGAATCGAGACATTCAGGCCGGATGTGGCGATTCTCCTCAACATCACTCCGGATCATCTGGACCGCTACCCGGGGATGGAAGAGTATGCCCGGGCCAAGGCCAGGATCTTTATGAACCAGACCCCCGAAGACATCGCCGTGGTCAACAGGGATGACCCGTGGGTGACGGTCATGACCACGGATCTTCGCTCCGGAATCGTCCCCATCAGCTTGAGCCGAAAAGTGGAAGGGGGGGTCTACTGTTCGGGAGGGAAGATGATTTCCACCATTCCCCGGTCTGAAGGTCTGATCATCGAAACCGGGGAGATGAAGATCCAGGGCGTGCACAATATCGAAAATGCCGCCGCCGCTTCAGCCGCCGCCCTGGTATCGGGGTGCGATCTCCATGCGGTCCGGGCCGTGCTCAAGACCTTCCCGGGCCTGCCGCACCGCATGGAGTTTGTCGATGAGATCCGCGGTATCCGCTTTATCAATGATTCCAAGGGGACCAACATCGGGGCGGTGATCCGTTCCCTTCAGAGCCTGACCGGAGCCATTCATCTGATTGCCGGCGGCAGGGGAAAGGGGGCCGGATACCACCCGCTTCGTGAACTCATCTCCGAGCGCGTCCAGACCTTGATCCTGATCGGCGAGGCGGCGGACGATATGGAACGGGACCTCAAAGGGACGACCGAGATCCGCCGCGCCTCAACCATGAGAGAGGCGGTTCAGACCGGATTTAAAAGGGCGCTCCGCGGGGAGTACGTGCTTCTTTCCCCGGCGTGTGCCAGTTTCGATATGTTTACGGATTTTGAAGATCGCGGCAGGGTGTTTGCGGCGGAGGTGAGAAGGTTGAAAGAGTCAGAAGTTGAAAGAAAAGGATAA
- a CDS encoding phospho-N-acetylmuramoyl-pentapeptide-transferase — MLYHLLYPLHETYKFFNVFRYITFRTVVAALTSLLISLVVGPYLIRWLTQYHVGQRIRKLGPQNHQKKAGTPTMGGVLILLSLFVSIILWADLTNRYVWLVLLATLGFGLIGFLDDYLKLIRNRSEGLRPKQKFFFQVLLALVIGLVLILYPEDSITTSLPLPFFKKAMPDLGWFYLPFAMLVIVGTSNAVNLTDGLDGLAIGPVMISSMVYAVIVYATGNVKFAGYLQIPYVKGVGELTLVCFGMVGASLGFLWFNTYPASVFMGDIGSLALGGALGTVAVISKHEILLVLIGGIFVIEAMSVILQVASFKLFGKRLFRMAPIHHHYELKGWAEPKIIVRFWIISIILALMALGTLKLR, encoded by the coding sequence ATGCTCTATCATCTCCTATATCCTTTGCATGAGACCTATAAGTTCTTCAACGTCTTCCGCTACATCACGTTCCGGACCGTGGTGGCCGCGCTGACCTCCCTTTTGATCAGCCTGGTGGTCGGTCCGTATTTGATTCGGTGGCTGACGCAGTATCATGTCGGGCAGCGGATCCGGAAGCTCGGTCCCCAGAATCACCAGAAAAAGGCCGGGACACCGACCATGGGAGGGGTCCTGATTCTTCTCTCCCTTTTTGTCTCCATCATTCTCTGGGCGGATCTCACCAACCGGTATGTCTGGCTGGTCCTGCTTGCGACCCTCGGTTTCGGACTGATCGGTTTTCTGGACGATTATCTGAAATTGATCCGGAACCGTTCCGAAGGATTGCGCCCGAAACAGAAGTTTTTCTTCCAGGTCCTTCTGGCCTTGGTCATCGGTCTGGTTCTTATTCTGTATCCCGAAGACTCCATTACCACCAGTCTCCCCCTTCCGTTCTTCAAGAAGGCCATGCCGGATCTCGGGTGGTTCTACCTCCCCTTTGCCATGCTGGTGATCGTCGGCACATCCAATGCCGTGAACCTCACGGACGGCCTGGACGGACTGGCCATCGGCCCGGTCATGATCTCCTCTATGGTCTATGCGGTCATTGTCTATGCCACAGGGAACGTGAAGTTTGCTGGCTATCTCCAGATCCCTTATGTCAAGGGGGTCGGGGAGCTGACCCTGGTCTGTTTCGGCATGGTGGGCGCCAGCCTTGGATTTCTCTGGTTCAATACCTATCCGGCATCGGTCTTCATGGGGGACATCGGATCCCTGGCTCTGGGAGGGGCTCTGGGCACGGTGGCCGTGATCAGCAAGCATGAGATCCTTCTGGTTCTGATTGGAGGGATCTTTGTGATCGAGGCCATGTCGGTGATCCTCCAGGTGGCGAGCTTCAAGCTTTTCGGGAAACGTCTTTTCCGGATGGCGCCGATCCATCATCACTATGAATTGAAGGGATGGGCCGAGCCCAAGATCATTGTCCGGTTCTGGATCATTTCGATCATACTGGCTTTGATGGCCCTGGGGACGTTGAAACTTCGTTAA
- a CDS encoding UDP-N-acetylmuramoyl-L-alanyl-D-glutamate--2,6-diaminopimelate ligase: MQLNELLEVLPGAEVTGGTENIEVNGITDDSRETEPGFLFIAVKGAHTDGLRHVPKAEERGSVAVISEKKLNLRRAVGITVPDSMDALARVSAHFYGYPSEKMTLVGITGTNGKTTVSLLIQGILREAGMKPGLIGTLRYEIGDEILPAPNTTPNALRVQSLLSRMIGKGLEACVMEVSSHALALGRVLGCRYNIRVLTNLTRDHLDFHGTMESYYEAKQRLFHEAYAKPGGASVINMDDPWGRRLIRECSGPVWSFGMHQDADFRAMDPKCTIHGLCFRIRTPRGELAVNSPLIGAYNIYNILSAVAAGVSLGIPDPVILQGMARVSGVPGRFEKIQGPGFMAVVDYAHTDDALKRLLENARTLCNGRLITIFGCGGERDRGKRPMMGRAAAELSDRVIVTSDNPRGEDPAMIIRDILAGIMRSDVSVIEDRGLAIRQGIEEAGTGDLVVVAGKGHEDYQIIGDHRFHFDDREEVRKAIRQRVSKEKV; encoded by the coding sequence ATGCAGTTGAACGAGCTTCTGGAGGTCCTTCCCGGCGCCGAAGTCACGGGAGGGACGGAGAACATAGAGGTGAACGGCATCACGGATGATTCCAGGGAGACGGAGCCCGGGTTCCTGTTTATTGCCGTCAAAGGGGCGCACACGGACGGTCTGCGCCACGTGCCCAAGGCTGAAGAGAGGGGATCGGTGGCAGTCATCTCGGAGAAGAAACTGAATCTCAGGCGGGCCGTAGGGATCACGGTCCCCGATTCCATGGATGCGCTGGCCAGGGTTTCCGCGCATTTCTATGGTTATCCGTCGGAGAAAATGACCCTGGTCGGGATCACCGGCACCAACGGAAAGACCACCGTCTCCCTGCTGATTCAGGGGATCCTCAGGGAAGCCGGGATGAAACCGGGATTGATCGGAACCCTCCGATATGAGATCGGGGATGAGATCCTGCCCGCGCCGAACACCACACCCAATGCGCTCCGCGTGCAGTCTCTCCTGAGCCGGATGATCGGGAAAGGGCTGGAGGCCTGCGTCATGGAGGTCTCATCCCATGCCCTGGCGCTCGGGAGGGTTCTCGGGTGCCGTTACAATATTAGGGTCTTGACCAACCTGACCAGGGACCACTTGGATTTTCATGGGACCATGGAATCGTATTATGAGGCCAAGCAAAGACTCTTCCATGAAGCGTATGCAAAACCCGGCGGGGCTTCCGTGATCAATATGGACGACCCGTGGGGGAGACGATTGATCAGGGAGTGTTCCGGACCGGTCTGGTCCTTCGGGATGCATCAGGATGCGGATTTCCGGGCCATGGATCCGAAATGCACGATCCATGGTCTTTGTTTTCGTATCCGGACCCCTCGAGGGGAACTGGCGGTCAACTCCCCTCTGATCGGCGCCTATAACATCTACAACATCCTCAGCGCCGTGGCTGCGGGGGTGTCTCTTGGCATTCCGGATCCGGTCATCCTTCAAGGGATGGCAAGGGTCTCCGGTGTTCCGGGGAGGTTTGAAAAGATTCAAGGCCCAGGATTCATGGCGGTGGTTGATTACGCCCATACGGACGACGCCCTGAAGCGCCTCCTTGAGAATGCGAGAACGCTCTGCAACGGGAGGCTGATCACCATCTTCGGATGCGGCGGGGAGAGGGACCGTGGCAAAAGGCCCATGATGGGAAGGGCGGCGGCTGAGCTCTCCGACAGGGTGATCGTCACCTCGGACAACCCGCGCGGCGAAGATCCGGCAATGATCATCCGGGATATCCTTGCCGGCATCATGCGTTCGGACGTCTCGGTCATCGAGGATCGAGGTCTCGCGATCCGGCAAGGGATCGAGGAGGCGGGAACAGGAGACCTGGTGGTGGTGGCCGGGAAGGGGCATGAGGATTACCAGATCATCGGGGATCATCGGTTCCACTTTGATGACCGTGAAGAGGTGAGGAAAGCCATCAGGCAACGGGTTTCAAAAGAGAAGGTGTAA